AACAAACGTCATAGATGTTGAAACTCAGCGACTTCGTCAGATTGTTAAAGCCGTGCAATTGCAATTTATTTTTCAACTCATTAAACCTCGATCACTTCAAAATCATGGGTGATTTCCACCCCCGCCTCACCCAACATAATCGCAGCGGAACAATATTTTTCCGCCGACAGCTTGACCGCCCTCTCGACCGCCGATTCCTTCAAATTGCGGCCCTTGACGATAAAATGCAAATGGATTTTGCTGAACACGGCCGGCACCGCATCGACGCGCTCGGCGGTCAATTCGGCTATACAATCCACGATGTCGTTCTTACCCTTCTTCAGAATCTGCACCACATCAAACGACGAACAACCGCCTACGCCAAGCAACAGCATCTCCATCGGCCGAACCCCCATGTTCCGGCCGCCGTGGTCGGGCGGACCGTCCATCACGACCGCGTGGCCGCTGCCGGATTCACCGACAAACATCACGCCGTCAACCCATTTGACTGTCGCTTTCATCGATTTTCATCCCCCGATAAAAAAAGACGCATAGAGTAGCATAGAAATGCGGATTGACAGAGATTCGATATTGATTTTTTTGTAAAAATCCCATATTGCCGCGCGCCATTCCGAGGCCTTGAACGTGAGCGGCATGCAGCGGTAAATAGGGGGATCGAATGGGTGCAAAGCAGGATGAAGGGACGCCCCGGCCACCTAAAGAAAAGGGGCACCGGGCTACACCGATCCACTCAATTTCAAGAAATTTGGCGAAGCGGATGATGACAAGGAAAAAAGGTACCGGCCGAGACCGCGCATTCCAATCGAAGCGCAAGCCATGGAATTGACGACCGGTAAAAAAACGGCAGATTTTGAACGGCCGGCGTGATTTATCGGCCTAGGGGGAAGGCCCTAATAAAACACGCCAACCGTCTGAGCAAGAAAAAATCGACCGATGGAGCAAGCAATTTCAGCTCTTTCCCGGAATCAAACCCGCCGTGCCGGGTTTCAGGCGCTTACAGGTCACCACGACGTCTTCGACATGACATTGCTTTTTGCCGGCATCCGCGCCGGTGCAATCTTCGCAGACCGCTTTACCGTTGTCCTTGACCTCCGACACGTACCAGCCGTACCCCTGGGTTTGACAGAACCGCTTGCTGTAGTTGTTGATATTATAAG
The genomic region above belongs to Methylomicrobium agile and contains:
- a CDS encoding OsmC family protein, with amino-acid sequence MKATVKWVDGVMFVGESGSGHAVVMDGPPDHGGRNMGVRPMEMLLLGVGGCSSFDVVQILKKGKNDIVDCIAELTAERVDAVPAVFSKIHLHFIVKGRNLKESAVERAVKLSAEKYCSAAIMLGEAGVEITHDFEVIEV